The following are encoded in a window of Rhizobium sp. WYJ-E13 genomic DNA:
- a CDS encoding winged helix-turn-helix domain-containing protein yields the protein MEEADMIDATTYCFGNCRFTPARQSLLCGDIPIRLGSRAMDLLHALVRQPGQVVDKSELLKAAWPNLFVDESNLKVNIAALRRALETSGIDIPCIATVPGRGYRFVAPLTVVRPREAAFPASIKEIDGALPPSKPLVGRADALAAIVEALQQTRLLTVVGPAGVGKTSIAVAAARAIANGGHQAVCFVDLAAIEKGQFVALAISRALGIESHPIDEVDGLVGALRGRNQLLVLDNCEHVLAAVAGIADQLNHALHGLNIIATSREPLRCRFETVHRLPPLQYPPADAVLDAGSAMGFSAVELLVRRAEAHGYRLEDADVPSITSLSRRLDGIALAIELAAPQLQANGPAGLLQMLERDFEALASRGDGMDRHKTLTATLNWSYRLLSENEAWLLRHLSVFGGTFALDDVIDAFGHLAHEQDLTAWLEALAAKSMVSVNYTGRRRRYRLLDSTRTFANKRLAGQGEQQAAMIAYGRFILALFERAEEEWTWRPREDWVALYGGWSTDLRRMIDWAYGSDGQAELGVRLTVAALPFWVEFSTMAESGSRVEKALSVLDGLPGDHLPLRMKLVAAHGWNLCYRYPFGDELEATWKRGFELALEAGSVEHCLRTKIGLAMVQTAMGFHQRVFETIADLRRFMASVDDYSAAPNADRELFTCEFYQGNIKSGHAGLERLAREHATFGNRGQTSRFQIDRFVNFRNHLSLSTWVVGKHRRALEVAKEALNAALTLDHDLSCAHSLALAATPIALLCGRVDLAQERATMLVERLKSRQIDTWPPFARFHQAAIDAARGEREAVERLRHAIDAIRECNFLVHLPLRYVMLSHAALAHDQIEVARQSIDEGVHYCRERGDRWCDAEFLHLQGLVCWRDGDTVSAMRRLQDAIDLGRESGALGFALRAATSRVKLATEIGDPAQSLAQLKDISDRCDSSGSTDIAAAHAVLARAHARTA from the coding sequence ATGGAAGAGGCCGATATGATCGATGCCACGACATATTGCTTCGGCAACTGCCGTTTCACGCCCGCTCGCCAGTCGCTGCTCTGCGGCGATATCCCGATACGTCTTGGATCGCGCGCAATGGATCTGCTTCATGCGCTCGTGCGCCAGCCTGGACAGGTCGTCGACAAAAGCGAACTTCTCAAAGCGGCGTGGCCCAACCTGTTCGTCGACGAAAGCAATCTCAAGGTCAACATCGCCGCTCTGCGCCGTGCGCTGGAGACAAGCGGCATCGACATTCCCTGCATAGCGACAGTCCCGGGCCGCGGATATCGCTTCGTCGCACCGCTGACGGTGGTGAGGCCGAGGGAGGCGGCCTTTCCCGCGTCGATCAAGGAGATTGACGGGGCGCTGCCGCCATCAAAGCCGCTGGTCGGGCGCGCCGATGCGTTGGCGGCGATTGTCGAGGCGCTGCAGCAGACCCGATTGCTCACGGTGGTCGGACCTGCCGGCGTCGGCAAGACCAGCATCGCTGTCGCGGCCGCAAGAGCGATCGCCAACGGCGGGCACCAAGCCGTGTGCTTCGTTGATCTGGCCGCGATCGAGAAAGGACAGTTCGTCGCCTTGGCCATCAGTCGTGCGCTCGGCATCGAAAGCCACCCGATCGATGAGGTGGACGGTCTCGTCGGCGCGCTGCGCGGCCGCAACCAGCTTCTCGTTCTTGACAATTGCGAGCACGTCCTGGCGGCCGTCGCCGGCATAGCAGATCAACTGAACCATGCATTGCACGGATTGAATATCATCGCGACAAGCCGCGAGCCGTTAAGATGCAGGTTCGAAACTGTCCATCGGCTTCCGCCGCTTCAGTATCCGCCCGCAGATGCGGTTCTCGATGCCGGGTCGGCAATGGGTTTTTCGGCGGTCGAATTGCTGGTTCGGCGTGCGGAGGCACATGGCTATCGATTGGAGGATGCGGATGTCCCTTCGATTACGAGTTTGAGCCGGCGTCTCGACGGCATTGCGCTGGCGATCGAACTGGCGGCCCCGCAACTTCAGGCCAACGGTCCTGCTGGGCTGCTGCAAATGCTTGAACGTGACTTCGAAGCGCTGGCATCACGCGGAGATGGCATGGATCGTCACAAGACGCTGACGGCGACCCTGAACTGGAGTTATCGGCTGCTTTCAGAAAACGAGGCCTGGCTTCTCCGTCACCTTTCCGTTTTCGGCGGCACCTTTGCGCTTGACGATGTCATCGACGCCTTCGGGCATCTGGCGCATGAGCAAGACCTTACCGCGTGGCTGGAAGCCCTCGCGGCCAAATCCATGGTGTCGGTCAACTACACGGGGAGGCGTCGCCGATACCGGTTGCTCGACAGTACCCGAACCTTCGCCAACAAACGGCTCGCTGGGCAGGGCGAGCAACAGGCCGCCATGATCGCGTATGGCCGCTTCATTCTTGCGCTGTTCGAAAGGGCGGAAGAGGAATGGACGTGGCGGCCGCGTGAAGACTGGGTGGCGCTCTACGGCGGGTGGAGCACGGATCTCCGCCGTATGATCGATTGGGCCTATGGTTCGGATGGGCAGGCCGAGCTTGGGGTACGGCTGACCGTTGCTGCTTTGCCGTTCTGGGTAGAATTCTCGACGATGGCGGAAAGCGGGTCACGCGTCGAAAAGGCGCTGTCCGTGCTGGACGGCCTGCCCGGTGATCACCTCCCGCTCCGCATGAAGCTGGTCGCAGCGCATGGCTGGAATCTTTGTTATCGCTATCCTTTCGGTGACGAACTCGAGGCAACTTGGAAGAGGGGTTTCGAGCTCGCTTTGGAAGCTGGAAGCGTGGAACATTGTCTTCGAACCAAGATCGGCCTGGCAATGGTCCAGACCGCCATGGGCTTTCATCAAAGGGTGTTTGAGACGATTGCCGATCTCCGCCGCTTCATGGCGTCCGTAGACGATTATTCCGCGGCTCCCAATGCCGATCGGGAGTTGTTTACGTGCGAGTTCTATCAAGGGAACATCAAATCCGGGCATGCGGGTCTTGAGCGTCTGGCTCGCGAGCACGCGACTTTCGGCAATCGTGGTCAGACCTCGAGGTTCCAGATCGACAGGTTCGTCAATTTCCGGAATCATCTTTCATTGTCCACCTGGGTGGTTGGAAAGCATCGGCGTGCGCTCGAGGTTGCTAAGGAAGCACTGAATGCCGCGCTGACCCTGGACCACGACCTGTCCTGCGCGCATTCGCTCGCACTCGCTGCCACGCCGATCGCCCTGTTATGCGGACGGGTCGATTTGGCGCAGGAGCGAGCGACGATGCTGGTCGAGCGCCTGAAGTCGCGCCAGATCGATACCTGGCCGCCGTTTGCCCGCTTTCATCAGGCAGCGATCGATGCCGCACGTGGGGAGCGGGAGGCGGTCGAGCGTTTGAGGCACGCAATCGACGCCATTCGTGAGTGCAATTTCCTTGTGCATCTACCCCTGCGGTATGTGATGCTCTCTCATGCGGCACTTGCGCACGATCAGATCGAGGTTGCTCGCCAGAGCATCGATGAGGGCGTGCACTATTGTCGAGAGCGCGGAGACCGATGGTGCGACGCCGAATTCCTGCATCTTCAAGGCCTGGTGTGCTGGCGGGATGGAGATACCGTTTCCGCGATGCGGCGCCTTCAGGATGCGATAGACCTGGGTCGTGAGAGCGGCGCTCTTGGTTTTGCGCTGCGCGCAGCAACGAGCCGTGTCAAGCTTGCGACGGAGATCGGCGACCCTGCGCAGTCCTTGGCACAGCTGAAGGACATCAGCGATCGCTGCGACAGCAGCGGCAGCACGGATATTGCCGCCGCGCATGCTGTGTTGGCGCGAGCTCATGCTCGAACGGCATGA
- a CDS encoding heme-binding protein, which produces MPRALSTLTLSDAKRMIDAAEAKAADLDIPYNIAVVDVGGALIAFARQDGALEGSIDLAIGKAKTARMFNKTTEYLAELAQPGAPLFGIEQSNAGHVVIFGGGLPVTIDGQIVGAVGTSAGSVEQDIAVAEAAAAVMATNPKT; this is translated from the coding sequence ATGCCCCGCGCCCTGAGCACACTGACATTGTCGGACGCCAAGCGGATGATTGACGCGGCAGAAGCAAAGGCGGCCGATCTCGACATTCCCTACAACATCGCCGTGGTCGACGTCGGCGGCGCGTTGATTGCGTTCGCGCGTCAGGATGGCGCTCTCGAAGGAAGCATCGATCTCGCCATCGGCAAGGCGAAGACCGCGCGGATGTTCAACAAGACGACCGAATATCTCGCTGAACTGGCACAGCCCGGAGCGCCGCTGTTCGGGATCGAGCAGAGCAATGCCGGCCATGTCGTGATTTTTGGCGGCGGTCTGCCCGTCACCATCGACGGCCAGATCGTCGGTGCCGTCGGCACCAGCGCCGGTTCGGTCGAACAGGACATTGCGGTCGCCGAGGCGGCGGCCGCCGTGATGGCAACAAATCCAAAAACCTGA
- a CDS encoding NAD(P)-dependent alcohol dehydrogenase, translating to MRAARILEYRKPLVLEDIKVPDIQPDEILVKVAACGMCRSDVLLIDGFFQGYGDIPPPVIPGHEITGTVEKVGGVVAKAAGLQEGDHVVVSPGWGDGVCRHCQVGNTHICPNVRWPGFGTYGGFAEYIPVPARYAIKVAKHLKFEQLAPLTDAGLTPYRGLKKIRDAGGLGPDRVIGVFGIGGLGAYAVQYAKLLGAGGPVVAVARNEQKLQVAKKYGADHIIAIEGKSSEEVGKELKKATGQDKFDAIIDCAGATEMMQLAFSRLAIGGHYVDVGFIGDRINIPLFPRVHGEQTFHGSFWGNNADLIEVMALAAEGKIQHTIKTISFNDINEYIDLLRDNKIVGRAVVTF from the coding sequence ATGAGAGCTGCGCGCATTCTAGAATACAGGAAGCCCCTCGTCCTCGAGGACATCAAGGTTCCGGACATTCAGCCCGACGAGATTCTCGTGAAAGTCGCCGCCTGCGGCATGTGCCGCTCGGACGTGCTGCTGATCGATGGCTTCTTCCAGGGCTATGGCGATATTCCGCCGCCCGTCATTCCCGGTCACGAGATAACGGGCACGGTCGAGAAGGTCGGCGGTGTCGTGGCCAAGGCTGCGGGACTGCAGGAAGGTGACCATGTCGTGGTGTCGCCCGGCTGGGGTGATGGCGTCTGCAGGCATTGCCAGGTCGGCAACACGCATATCTGCCCCAATGTCCGCTGGCCGGGCTTTGGTACTTATGGTGGCTTTGCCGAATATATTCCGGTGCCGGCCCGCTATGCGATCAAGGTCGCCAAACATCTGAAATTCGAGCAGCTTGCACCCCTCACCGACGCCGGTCTCACCCCTTATCGCGGGCTGAAGAAGATCCGCGATGCCGGCGGGCTCGGCCCGGACCGGGTGATCGGCGTCTTCGGCATCGGCGGCCTCGGCGCCTACGCCGTCCAATATGCCAAGCTGCTGGGCGCAGGCGGTCCCGTCGTCGCTGTCGCCAGAAACGAGCAGAAACTCCAGGTCGCGAAAAAATATGGCGCCGACCACATCATTGCGATTGAAGGCAAGTCCTCCGAGGAGGTCGGAAAGGAGCTTAAAAAGGCGACCGGCCAGGACAAGTTCGACGCGATCATCGACTGCGCCGGTGCGACCGAGATGATGCAGCTCGCCTTCTCGCGTCTGGCGATCGGCGGGCACTATGTCGATGTCGGTTTCATCGGCGACCGGATCAACATTCCTCTGTTCCCACGCGTCCACGGCGAGCAGACTTTTCACGGCTCGTTCTGGGGAAACAACGCCGATCTCATTGAGGTCATGGCACTCGCTGCAGAAGGCAAGATCCAGCACACGATCAAGACGATCTCGTTCAACGATATCAATGAATATATCGATCTCTTGCGGGACAATAAAATCGTCGGGCGTGCGGTCGTCACCTTCTGA
- a CDS encoding aldehyde dehydrogenase family protein, producing the protein MLEVVQAYDREHIADLPTDDAAALERKLTVARKRFEDRGGWLKPHQRTAVLHRLADLLAQQREVFAMRIAREGGKPYTDALVETDRATDGIRNAADLLRTRGGVEIPMGLTPASEGRRAWTILEPIGVVAAISAFNHPLNLIVHQVAPAIATGCPVIVKPAAATPLSCLELVKLVHEAGMPEGWVQSLLPESRDLSGAFASDPRVAFLSFIGSAAVGWRLRANLAPGTRCALEHGGVAPVIVDRTADIDAIIEPLAKGGYYHAGQVCVSVQRIYVHEALKDAFVERFAERVGRLRVGDPRLAETEVGPLIQPAEAERVATWVEEAASGGARLIGGGRLSDTTLAPAILVDPPSTSKVSREEVFGPLTCIFGFTDLDDAIREANSLPVAFQSSIFTRDLAVALDAAERLDASAVMVNDHSAFRTDWMPFAGRKTSGYGIGGIPYTAREMTAEKMIVFKQ; encoded by the coding sequence ATGCTTGAGGTGGTGCAAGCCTATGATCGCGAACATATCGCTGACTTGCCGACCGACGATGCGGCTGCTCTCGAACGCAAGCTGACCGTCGCCCGCAAACGTTTCGAAGACCGGGGCGGCTGGCTGAAGCCGCACCAGCGGACAGCCGTGCTGCATCGGCTTGCGGATCTCCTTGCTCAGCAGCGCGAGGTCTTCGCGATGCGCATCGCACGTGAAGGGGGAAAGCCCTATACCGATGCGCTGGTCGAAACCGACCGCGCCACCGACGGGATACGCAACGCAGCCGACCTGCTTCGCACCCGCGGCGGTGTCGAAATCCCGATGGGGCTGACCCCAGCCAGCGAGGGGCGGCGCGCCTGGACGATCCTGGAGCCCATCGGCGTGGTCGCTGCGATCTCGGCGTTCAACCATCCCCTGAACCTCATCGTGCATCAGGTCGCGCCGGCGATCGCCACAGGCTGCCCTGTTATCGTCAAGCCCGCGGCGGCGACGCCGCTTTCCTGCCTGGAACTCGTAAAGCTCGTCCATGAAGCCGGAATGCCGGAGGGCTGGGTTCAGAGCCTGCTCCCCGAGAGCCGCGATCTGTCGGGCGCCTTTGCGAGCGACCCGAGAGTGGCCTTCCTGAGCTTCATCGGCTCGGCCGCGGTCGGTTGGCGTCTGCGCGCCAACCTGGCGCCGGGAACACGCTGCGCCCTCGAGCATGGCGGCGTGGCGCCGGTGATCGTCGACCGCACCGCCGATATCGACGCGATCATCGAGCCGCTCGCGAAGGGCGGCTACTATCATGCGGGTCAGGTCTGCGTCTCGGTGCAGCGGATCTACGTCCATGAAGCGCTGAAGGATGCCTTCGTCGAACGGTTCGCCGAGCGCGTCGGGCGCCTGCGCGTCGGTGACCCCCGCCTTGCCGAGACCGAGGTCGGTCCCCTCATCCAACCGGCTGAAGCCGAACGGGTCGCCACCTGGGTTGAGGAAGCCGCGTCAGGGGGTGCCCGCCTGATCGGAGGTGGACGGCTGAGCGACACGACGCTGGCGCCTGCTATCCTCGTCGATCCGCCCAGCACATCGAAGGTCTCGCGCGAGGAGGTCTTTGGCCCGCTCACCTGCATTTTCGGTTTTACCGATCTCGATGATGCCATCCGCGAGGCAAATTCGCTGCCGGTCGCATTTCAGAGCAGCATCTTCACCCGCGATCTCGCCGTCGCGCTCGACGCAGCCGAACGCCTCGACGCCTCGGCAGTCATGGTCAACGACCACAGCGCCTTCCGCACCGATTGGATGCCGTTCGCCGGACGAAAGACATCCGGCTATGGGATCGGCGGCATTCCCTACACCGCCCGCGAGATGACGGCGGAGAAAATGATCGTCTTCAAACAGTGA
- a CDS encoding SOS response-associated peptidase: protein MCGRVFVRSDLATLMQAFAFAGREGVLGMANQFPRYNGAPSLEYPIIIMQADRSGKVGPVFESASWGLKPAWWKAGMPTPINARCEEVASKPMFRSAYRSTRCLIPIDGFFEWHKLDEKGKKKQPYAIAMKSGQPFALAGLWEIWRDRETDLQVRTFTIVTCAANEIMATIHDRMPVILHEKDYQRWLSEEPPPHDLMTQFPSELMTMWPIGPGVGNPRNDRPDIIEEIDPDPEPSFL, encoded by the coding sequence ATGTGCGGAAGAGTATTCGTCAGATCCGATCTGGCAACGCTGATGCAGGCTTTTGCCTTTGCCGGCCGCGAAGGCGTGCTCGGCATGGCAAACCAGTTTCCGCGCTATAACGGCGCCCCGAGCCTCGAATATCCCATCATCATCATGCAAGCCGATCGCAGCGGCAAAGTCGGCCCTGTTTTCGAAAGCGCCTCTTGGGGATTGAAGCCGGCTTGGTGGAAAGCCGGTATGCCGACACCGATCAATGCCCGGTGTGAAGAAGTTGCCAGCAAACCGATGTTCCGGTCGGCTTACCGGTCAACGCGCTGCCTCATCCCGATCGACGGGTTTTTCGAGTGGCACAAGCTCGATGAAAAGGGAAAGAAGAAGCAGCCCTATGCCATCGCCATGAAGAGCGGCCAGCCCTTTGCGCTCGCGGGCCTTTGGGAGATTTGGCGCGATCGGGAAACCGATCTGCAGGTTCGAACTTTCACCATCGTTACATGCGCGGCAAACGAGATCATGGCGACCATTCATGACCGGATGCCCGTCATCCTGCATGAAAAGGACTATCAGCGCTGGCTATCCGAAGAGCCGCCGCCGCATGATCTGATGACGCAATTCCCAAGTGAGCTTATGACGATGTGGCCGATCGGCCCGGGTGTCGGCAATCCAAGGAATGACCGGCCGGATATCATCGAAGAGATCGACCCCGATCCGGAGCCATCTTTCCTCTGA
- a CDS encoding DUF982 domain-containing protein yields MPELSPVPIKEISAQIHGVGGYRTVHTVADLAGILMSNNWPKKAGDPFFQRAIAACLTALEVQGQGDKARRAFVNAAREAGIAVLPDDAVRH; encoded by the coding sequence ATGCCCGAGCTATCCCCTGTCCCAATCAAAGAGATATCCGCCCAGATTCACGGCGTCGGCGGCTACAGGACCGTCCATACAGTCGCCGATCTTGCCGGAATTCTCATGTCGAACAATTGGCCGAAGAAGGCGGGCGATCCGTTTTTTCAACGGGCGATTGCCGCATGTCTGACTGCGCTGGAGGTGCAGGGTCAGGGCGATAAGGCGCGCCGCGCCTTTGTGAATGCGGCCCGCGAGGCGGGAATTGCCGTGCTTCCGGACGATGCGGTGAGGCATTAG
- a CDS encoding PLP-dependent aminotransferase family protein gives MDKSLRLTVDRSNKLSLSEQIRGGIAKAIEEGVLQPGARLPSWQDLAVQLGVARGTVRTAYEKLAAAQLIEAFRAAGTHVAERPRAASKKELPPAEGSFLETYLEMTQGPALFQMGVPADYTFPSTLLARLRASAIRAETSAPPLYPDPRGELELRREISAYLAVARGINCSPSQVIITAGFAGGLGLTLNVLGLRGHNAWFEDPGFPWTRRALELADVLPVPIPVDGEGLDVDHGIRHHSEAKLVVVTPGQQAPFGATLSLQRRLRLLDWVQSNGAWIVEDDYLSELQLSGRAAPALASIDNSGRVIHIGSFSKTISPALRLGFVIAPAELASRFAEVAACLVPSPGPAVQLAISEFIREGHYMRHLRRTKRAYAAARQPIVDYFRDVLGPACVSAPGLSVLIRLPEGAPDVAISRETFTFGMFPAPLSPWYASAGTAEAGLLLGIATAPVKNVLRACERLLETTRQLL, from the coding sequence ATGGATAAATCGCTGAGACTGACCGTAGACCGGTCGAATAAGCTATCGCTCTCGGAGCAGATCCGCGGAGGTATCGCGAAGGCTATCGAGGAAGGCGTGCTGCAGCCGGGAGCGCGGCTCCCATCCTGGCAGGATCTTGCGGTCCAGCTCGGCGTAGCGCGAGGAACTGTGCGAACTGCGTACGAGAAGCTTGCGGCCGCCCAATTAATCGAAGCCTTCAGGGCGGCGGGTACGCACGTGGCCGAGCGTCCCCGCGCTGCGTCCAAAAAGGAACTGCCGCCTGCCGAGGGGTCGTTCCTTGAGACTTATCTCGAAATGACCCAAGGACCCGCGCTGTTTCAGATGGGGGTCCCGGCGGACTACACCTTTCCCTCGACATTGCTCGCACGGCTGCGCGCCAGCGCTATTCGTGCGGAGACGAGCGCTCCGCCGCTTTACCCGGACCCACGTGGCGAGCTCGAACTGAGGCGGGAGATCTCGGCCTATCTGGCCGTGGCCAGGGGTATCAACTGCTCTCCATCTCAGGTCATCATCACCGCCGGGTTCGCAGGCGGGTTGGGACTGACCCTCAACGTATTGGGTCTACGCGGCCACAATGCGTGGTTCGAGGATCCGGGGTTTCCTTGGACGAGGCGGGCGCTTGAGCTTGCTGATGTGCTTCCGGTTCCCATCCCCGTCGACGGCGAAGGCCTGGATGTCGATCATGGAATACGCCATCATTCGGAAGCGAAGCTCGTGGTCGTGACGCCAGGACAGCAAGCGCCGTTCGGTGCTACCTTGTCTCTTCAGAGACGTCTTCGGCTTCTCGATTGGGTGCAGAGCAACGGAGCCTGGATCGTAGAGGACGACTACCTGAGCGAACTCCAGTTGAGTGGACGAGCCGCCCCGGCGCTCGCCTCCATCGATAACAGCGGCCGCGTTATCCATATCGGATCGTTCAGCAAGACGATTAGCCCGGCACTCCGGCTGGGCTTCGTTATCGCGCCGGCAGAACTGGCATCGCGTTTTGCCGAAGTGGCGGCCTGTCTGGTTCCATCTCCTGGGCCGGCGGTCCAGTTGGCGATTTCCGAGTTTATCCGCGAGGGGCACTACATGCGTCACCTCCGGAGAACGAAACGTGCATACGCCGCAGCACGGCAGCCCATCGTCGACTATTTTCGTGATGTCCTCGGTCCGGCTTGCGTGTCGGCTCCAGGCCTGTCGGTCTTGATCAGGTTGCCGGAGGGAGCGCCTGACGTGGCCATTTCCCGGGAGACGTTCACCTTCGGCATGTTCCCCGCGCCTCTTTCTCCATGGTACGCATCGGCTGGAACGGCAGAGGCCGGACTGCTGCTCGGCATCGCCACTGCACCTGTTAAAAATGTGCTGCGGGCGTGCGAGCGCCTTTTGGAGACAACGAGACAATTGTTGTGA
- a CDS encoding cupin domain-containing protein, with amino-acid sequence MKLRIIAAAAIGAITTAIAGPAPAHDAERETVTPKFVQAIANIPGKSIRVVEVDYAAGASSLPHTHANSAFIYAYVLSGEVESKVNDGETRRYKAGESWFEAPGAVHSISRNASNTAPAKLLAVFVVDTDDTKLTTPIK; translated from the coding sequence ATGAAACTAAGGATCATCGCCGCTGCCGCCATAGGGGCGATCACCACCGCGATTGCGGGTCCCGCGCCCGCTCACGACGCCGAACGGGAGACGGTCACGCCGAAGTTTGTCCAGGCGATCGCGAACATTCCCGGCAAGTCGATACGTGTCGTCGAGGTGGATTACGCCGCCGGGGCTTCCTCACTCCCGCACACGCACGCCAACTCCGCCTTCATCTACGCCTATGTTCTTTCCGGCGAGGTGGAATCGAAGGTGAACGACGGTGAGACGCGTCGTTACAAGGCGGGCGAAAGCTGGTTCGAGGCACCCGGCGCGGTTCATTCAATCAGCCGCAACGCCAGCAACACGGCTCCAGCGAAGCTGCTCGCAGTATTCGTCGTCGATACCGACGACACGAAGCTCACCACACCCATTAAGTAA
- a CDS encoding carboxymuconolactone decarboxylase family protein, which translates to MTRRLDYNQVAPNGAKALGGVYGYVLQSGLPAELVDLVYLRVSQINNCAYCLDMHTRELLKRGVKIEKLALVQAWEEGGSLFSEAERAALAWAESVTLVAETGVPDSAYQAAREVFDEKQLVDLTIAISLMNSYNRMAISFRNTPQAVLEA; encoded by the coding sequence ATGACAAGAAGACTGGATTACAATCAGGTCGCTCCAAACGGCGCCAAGGCGCTCGGCGGCGTCTATGGCTATGTCCTGCAGAGCGGCCTGCCTGCAGAACTGGTGGACCTTGTGTATCTGCGCGTATCGCAGATCAACAACTGCGCCTACTGTCTCGACATGCACACACGCGAGCTTCTCAAGCGGGGCGTAAAGATCGAGAAACTCGCATTGGTGCAGGCGTGGGAGGAAGGCGGCAGCCTCTTCAGCGAGGCCGAGCGTGCTGCGCTCGCCTGGGCAGAAAGCGTAACGCTCGTCGCGGAGACCGGCGTGCCTGACAGCGCCTACCAGGCTGCACGGGAGGTCTTCGATGAGAAGCAGCTCGTCGATCTGACGATCGCGATCAGCTTGATGAACAGCTACAATCGCATGGCGATCAGCTTCCGTAACACGCCTCAAGCCGTGCTTGAGGCTTGA
- a CDS encoding HD domain-containing protein — translation MDVVEISGTRIPDSRLAREATEFVRETESALLFEHSTRVYFWGALAGHRRGVNFDPELLYTAAMFHDIGLTAGFKESRLRFEVDGANAACNFLRSHGISEDDIQNVWLAIALHTTPGIPAHLNPIAALTAEGVMMDLVGAGYEQFTEMQRTEVEAAFPHTRQFAEDLLLALYDGLKHRPEVTQGTGLADVMADKEPHFHRRDFCCLMRSSRWACTDCGSS, via the coding sequence ATGGACGTCGTTGAAATTTCCGGAACAAGGATTCCAGACAGCAGGCTCGCCCGCGAAGCGACCGAGTTCGTCCGGGAGACGGAAAGCGCGTTACTGTTCGAGCATTCGACACGCGTCTATTTCTGGGGCGCGTTGGCGGGGCACCGGAGAGGTGTGAACTTCGATCCGGAGCTTCTCTACACGGCGGCCATGTTCCACGACATCGGCCTGACAGCCGGCTTCAAGGAGAGCCGACTGCGGTTCGAAGTCGACGGCGCGAACGCCGCCTGCAACTTCCTTCGCAGCCACGGCATCTCGGAAGACGACATACAGAACGTCTGGCTCGCAATTGCCCTGCACACGACGCCGGGTATTCCTGCACATCTGAATCCCATCGCTGCCCTCACCGCCGAAGGCGTGATGATGGACCTCGTGGGTGCCGGCTACGAGCAGTTCACGGAGATGCAGCGCACAGAAGTGGAAGCCGCATTTCCGCACACTCGCCAGTTCGCAGAAGACCTTCTCCTGGCACTTTACGACGGCCTGAAGCATCGACCGGAGGTCACACAGGGTACGGGTCTCGCCGACGTGATGGCCGACAAGGAGCCGCATTTCCATCGCCGCGACTTCTGCTGCCTGATGCGAAGCTCCCGATGGGCCTGCACCGATTGCGGCAGCAGCTAA
- a CDS encoding HD domain-containing protein, which produces MFEKLQGIGIPDSKIAREVTEFIRDTESDLLFHHSARVYLWGAITGNRNGMIFDPELLYTAAMFHDLGLTERYHDSQIRFEIDSANAAREFLQSRGFAEREIEIVWNAVALHTTPGIPEFMRPEIALVQAGAGMDVVGRGYDEFSEVQREAVLAAFPREDDFANGIIDAFHQGMKHRPQSTFGTFNDDVLAFKDPEFQRVDICMAIFTSRWNAEPYRCSDQCDHAH; this is translated from the coding sequence ATGTTCGAAAAACTACAGGGAATAGGTATTCCCGACAGCAAGATTGCCCGCGAGGTGACCGAGTTCATTCGCGATACCGAAAGCGATCTGCTCTTTCATCACTCCGCAAGGGTCTATTTATGGGGAGCCATAACGGGAAACCGCAATGGGATGATCTTCGATCCGGAACTGCTTTATACGGCAGCCATGTTCCACGACCTTGGATTGACCGAGCGCTATCACGACAGCCAAATCCGCTTCGAGATCGACAGCGCCAATGCCGCAAGAGAGTTCCTCCAGAGCCGCGGGTTCGCAGAACGCGAAATCGAGATCGTCTGGAACGCGGTCGCCCTTCATACCACGCCCGGCATACCGGAATTCATGCGTCCGGAGATTGCGCTTGTGCAGGCAGGCGCGGGAATGGACGTCGTCGGCCGTGGTTACGACGAATTCTCCGAGGTGCAGCGCGAGGCCGTCCTCGCCGCATTTCCGCGCGAGGACGACTTTGCCAATGGCATCATCGACGCCTTCCATCAGGGTATGAAACATCGTCCCCAAAGCACGTTTGGGACGTTCAACGACGACGTCCTTGCTTTCAAGGATCCGGAGTTTCAGCGGGTCGACATCTGCATGGCGATATTTACCTCCCGCTGGAACGCCGAGCCTTACCGGTGCTCAGATCAGTGCGACCATGCTCATTGA